From the Pirellulales bacterium genome, the window TCGCGAGACGAAGTCCGACACGACGATCGAGTTGGAGCACGGCAAGCCGCTGATCTTCGGCAAGAATCGCGACAAGGGGATTCGCCTCAACGGCATGAATCCCGAAATCGTCGAGCTGGGGAAAGGCATTTCCGAGGACGACCTGCTGTTCCACGACGAACAGGCCCCCGAGCCGAGCCTGGCCTACTTGCTCAGCCGCATGTCACACCCCGAATTCCCCGAGCCGATCGGCGTGTTCCGCGCCGTGAACAAGCCAATGTACGACGAGCTGCTCAATGCGCAGATTGTCGAGGCGAAGAAGGCCAAGGGCGAAGGCGATCTCAACAAGCTGTTCCTCTCCGGCGACACGTGGACTGTGTCGTAACTCTATAAGCATCTACATCCGATGGTCATCTGCCCGTTTTGCAAAGAAGAGAACATCGACGGCGTTGACGAGTGCGAGCAGTGTCAACAGCCGCTGGGCTTCTTGAGCAAGCCGCGGGCGTCCTCCAAGGTCGAGCACAGCCTGATCAAGGATCAGGTCTACATGCTCGGCCCGCGCAAGCCGTTGGCGGTCGATCTGGCCACGGCCGTGGGCTCGGTGTTGGAGCTGATGGTCACCCGGGCCATCGGCTGCGTCGTGGTGACCGAGGCGGACCAGATGGTCGGCATCTTTACCGAACGCGACGCGCTGTTGCGCTTGAACATCGACGCCGGGAAACTCGCCAGCCGCCCGGTGCGCGAGTTCATGACCAAGGCGCCTGACACGGTCACGTCCGACGCGCCGATCGCCTTCGTCTTGCACAAAATGGATATCGGCGGCTACCGGCACATGCCGGTCATGGATGCGGGCAAAGTGGTCGGCATCGTCTCGGTGCGCGACATCCTGCGCTACATCACCGAAGATCTGATGTCGCTCAGCGGCTGAGCGACGCCAACGATCGCTGGGGAGCACTAGCCCGACGCGCCAGCGAGGGTCTTTGCGGTGAATGCGAGGCAAAGCGAGCCTGCGGCCCGACCGCTACTTCTTTTTCTTGATCGCTTTCTTGGCGGGCTTTGCGGCCGGCTTGGCCTTGGCCGATTTGGTAGCCTTTTTGGCGGGCTTGGCCGCCGACTTGCCTTTTTTGCCTCCAAAAACGCTGTCCCAATTCTTCGAGAATTCCGGGCTGGGGCCCGAACGCACGATCGGTCCTGACATGGGTCGCCAAACTCCTTGCGGTGAATTGCTGCGGGTCGCGACACAAGCGGCCGCAGTCGGAACTGCTCATTCTAAGCCCGCTCGCCGGCTCGACAAGCATACGGCGGCGCGGTAATCGGTCGTGGCGAACTGCCGACGAACGGATTACGATAGTGAGGTCGTCTTTACGGGGTGGGCTGCCCGAGAGACCCGCCCGTTCCCCCGCCCGCCACGAAGCGCCGCACGTCAGAAGCTTAAGAACATTGGCAGCCAAACATCACGCGCCAAAAAATCGCGAGTCTATGGAGAACTACGCTATGCCTCGCCGACAGACACCCACCGACCAGTTGCTTGCGATCGGACTCGTTACGCTGGCCGCGCTGCTGAGCCTCGTTGCCCGGCCGGCCATGGCCGATGAACCCGCGTCGCTGGCCACGAACCGCAATTGGGTGACCGCGCTCGCCTTTTCGCCGGATGGCAACACGCTGGCCACGGTCGGGGGGCAGACGCTTTTGTATCGGCCGGGCGAGGTGACGCTGTGGGACGTCGCCACCGGCAAGGAAAAGGCCAAACTCGACGGCCATCAAAGCACCGTGTGGGCCGTGGCCTTCTCGCCCGACGGCAAGACGCTGGCCACGGGGAGCTACGACGGAGTGCTCAAACTGTGGGACGTCGAGAGCGGCAAGGAAAAGGCCTCGGTCCAGCCGCACAAACACTGGGTCACGGCCATGGTTTTCTCGCCGGATGGCAAGCTGCTGGCCACGGCCGGCGAAGACATGACGGCCAAGCTTTTGGATCCAAACACAGGCGCCGAGGTGAAGGCCCTGGCAGGGCATACCGGTTCGGTGACGGGCATCGCCTTCTCGCCCGATAGCGCCACGGTCGCTACTTCGAGCGGCGATAAGACCGCCCAGCTATGGGACGTCGCCGCCGGAACGAGCAAAGCCAAACTCGAAGGACATGGCGACGCGGTCACGGCGGTTGCCTTTTCGCCCGACGGCAAGACCCTGGCCACCGGCAGCGCCGATCGCGCGGTGAAACTGTGGGACGTCGCCACGGCAAAAGAAGCGGCCACGCTCGCCGGGCACAAGAATTGGGTGACCAGCGTCCGCTTCTCGCCCGATGGAAAAGTGCTGGCCAGCGGCAGCCATGACCACTCGGCAAAGCTCTGGAACGTCGACAGCCGGCAAGAGATGGGCACGCTCGGCGGATTGGAAGGAACCGTGTGGAGCGTGGCCTTTGCGCCGGGGGGCCAGATGTTGGCCGTCGGCGGTCAGGGGGAAGGCGCACACCTGGTGAAGTTCGTGCAAAAACTCGAATTCCAGGACGTCTTCCCGCGCACCGCTCCGGCGGCTCCCGCGCAGCCAGCGGCTCCGGCGGCCGACGCGGCGGCTGCCGCCGCGGCAAAGCCGGCTGAAGCGGCGAAACCAGAGGAAAAGAAGCCCGAGGAAGCCAAGCCGGCCGACGCCGCGGCCAAACCGGAAGAAAAAAAGCCGGACGAGAAGAAGCCCGAGGAGAAGAAGCCGGAAGAGGCCAAGCCGGCTGACGCGGCCAAGCCCGCCGATGCGCCAAAGGCATAATCACACTGGCGGCATCCGCTTGATCACGGGGCTGACCTTGGCGTCCCGTCATGCTGTGGCCCGGAGTGCGATCGATCGCCCCGCAGAGCCAAGCCATCTTGCGCGATTAACTCGGTCACATCCGATGGATCGAGTCGGCTTTCTTTCCGTTTGCGCCATCTATAGCGGTCCCATCGGCCGTCTCACGTCGCCTATGGCCTAGATTGGCATGGGGCCGACGCCGACAAATTGTTGGACGCCAACGCGCGATCACCAGGCAGGGGCCCGGTACCGATTTCTCTCTTTGACCGTTGAGGAGAATGCGATGCGCGCAAGCTTGTTATTGATCGCGGCGATGATGACCGCTGGTTGGGCCGGCAGGACGTTGGCGGCCGAGACGAACGACGCCGACTACTATCCGCTCAAAGTCGGAAATCAGTGGACTTACGATTTGACGTCCGACGGCGAGAAGTCGACGCTTGTCGTGCGCATCGTCAAGGAAGAGGAGGTCGACGGCGTCATGCTGTATCGCCTTGAAGCCGAAACCGACGGCGAGATCTCGGTCACCGAGCATTTGCGTGTGACCGACGAGGGAGTTTACCGCTGCCGCCGCAACGGCGCCCAAATAGAAC encodes:
- a CDS encoding CBS domain-containing protein, with product MVICPFCKEENIDGVDECEQCQQPLGFLSKPRASSKVEHSLIKDQVYMLGPRKPLAVDLATAVGSVLELMVTRAIGCVVVTEADQMVGIFTERDALLRLNIDAGKLASRPVREFMTKAPDTVTSDAPIAFVLHKMDIGGYRHMPVMDAGKVVGIVSVRDILRYITEDLMSLSG
- a CDS encoding WD40 repeat domain-containing protein gives rise to the protein MPRRQTPTDQLLAIGLVTLAALLSLVARPAMADEPASLATNRNWVTALAFSPDGNTLATVGGQTLLYRPGEVTLWDVATGKEKAKLDGHQSTVWAVAFSPDGKTLATGSYDGVLKLWDVESGKEKASVQPHKHWVTAMVFSPDGKLLATAGEDMTAKLLDPNTGAEVKALAGHTGSVTGIAFSPDSATVATSSGDKTAQLWDVAAGTSKAKLEGHGDAVTAVAFSPDGKTLATGSADRAVKLWDVATAKEAATLAGHKNWVTSVRFSPDGKVLASGSHDHSAKLWNVDSRQEMGTLGGLEGTVWSVAFAPGGQMLAVGGQGEGAHLVKFVQKLEFQDVFPRTAPAAPAQPAAPAADAAAAAAAKPAEAAKPEEKKPEEAKPADAAAKPEEKKPDEKKPEEKKPEEAKPADAAKPADAPKA